The proteins below come from a single Arthrobacter sp. B1I2 genomic window:
- a CDS encoding bifunctional sugar phosphate isomerase/epimerase/4-hydroxyphenylpyruvate dioxygenase family protein, whose product MRTGIATVCLSGTLREKMRACAIAGFDGIEIFEQDLVTSPLSPEDVRKMAADLGLGLDLYQPFRDFDGVTPDLLKANLRRAEAKFKLMSRLGMDTILVCSNVATATIDDDGLRADQLAQLANLAGDHGVKVAYEALAWGKYVNDYEHAYRLVDMVDHPNFGTCLDSFHILSRDWETSHIEAFNPGKIFFVQVADAPKLTMDVLSWSRHYRVFPGEGQFALAKFMGHVVRAGYTGPVSLEVFNDVFRQSDVERTAVDAMRSLIWLEEQSANWLAGTESVPGNGAAHRRRYPMELATLPKVNEPAGFNFAEVKADDTAQLEKLLGQLGFAFEGRHRTKDVQLWTMGQARVIINEQAAQHAEPAIAALGFDVDSPVIASARAQQLKAPVVARKVQADEEVFQGISAPDSTEIFLCQGSPDGTAAWTHEFGEGLELPSPGTNAVIDHVNLAQPWQHFDEAVLFYTSAMALEPQPFAEVPSPSGLVRSQVMQTSDGAVRLVLNLAPIQQASGQKTYQEHIAFAVDDLVATARAARDRGLEFLQIPANYYEDLDARFGLEPGFLATLQELNLLFDRDADGEFLHFYTATVGSVFFEMVERRDGYDGYGAPNAPVRHAVQYDSLHRS is encoded by the coding sequence CTGAGGGAAAAGATGCGGGCCTGCGCCATTGCGGGCTTCGACGGCATCGAAATCTTCGAACAGGACCTGGTCACCTCGCCGCTCAGCCCCGAGGACGTGCGGAAAATGGCCGCGGACCTGGGCCTTGGCCTGGACCTCTACCAGCCGTTCCGGGATTTCGACGGCGTCACGCCGGACCTGCTGAAGGCGAACCTCCGGCGCGCGGAGGCGAAGTTCAAGCTGATGTCCCGCCTGGGCATGGACACCATCCTCGTTTGCTCCAACGTTGCCACCGCCACCATTGACGACGACGGCCTCCGGGCCGATCAGCTGGCACAGCTGGCCAACCTGGCCGGGGACCACGGCGTCAAGGTGGCCTACGAAGCGCTGGCCTGGGGCAAGTACGTCAACGACTACGAGCACGCCTACCGGCTGGTGGACATGGTGGACCATCCCAATTTCGGAACCTGCCTGGACTCCTTCCATATCCTGTCCCGGGACTGGGAAACCTCCCACATTGAGGCGTTCAACCCCGGGAAGATCTTCTTCGTGCAGGTGGCGGACGCCCCCAAGCTCACCATGGATGTGCTGTCCTGGAGCCGGCACTACCGGGTGTTCCCGGGCGAGGGACAGTTTGCGCTGGCCAAGTTCATGGGCCACGTGGTCCGTGCCGGCTACACCGGACCCGTCTCGCTGGAGGTCTTCAATGACGTCTTCCGGCAGTCCGATGTTGAGCGCACGGCCGTGGATGCCATGCGTTCGCTCATCTGGCTTGAGGAGCAGAGCGCCAACTGGCTGGCAGGCACTGAAAGCGTGCCGGGCAACGGCGCCGCGCACCGCCGTCGTTATCCCATGGAACTGGCCACGCTGCCCAAGGTGAACGAACCTGCCGGCTTCAACTTTGCCGAGGTCAAGGCGGACGATACCGCCCAGCTGGAGAAGCTCCTGGGCCAGCTCGGCTTCGCGTTCGAGGGCCGGCACCGCACCAAGGACGTCCAGCTGTGGACCATGGGGCAGGCCCGGGTGATCATCAACGAACAGGCCGCGCAGCATGCCGAGCCCGCCATCGCCGCGCTGGGGTTCGACGTCGATTCCCCCGTGATTGCCTCCGCCCGCGCCCAGCAGCTCAAGGCCCCCGTGGTGGCCCGCAAGGTGCAGGCGGACGAGGAAGTGTTCCAGGGCATTTCCGCGCCGGACTCCACCGAAATCTTCCTCTGCCAGGGCAGCCCGGACGGCACCGCGGCGTGGACGCACGAGTTTGGCGAAGGGCTGGAACTTCCTTCCCCCGGAACCAATGCGGTCATCGACCACGTCAACCTTGCCCAGCCGTGGCAGCACTTCGACGAAGCCGTTCTGTTCTATACCAGCGCCATGGCCCTGGAACCGCAGCCGTTCGCGGAAGTGCCCAGCCCCAGCGGCCTGGTGCGCTCGCAGGTCATGCAGACCTCCGACGGCGCAGTGCGGCTGGTTCTGAACCTCGCTCCGATCCAGCAGGCCAGCGGCCAGAAAACCTACCAGGAACATATCGCCTTCGCCGTGGACGACCTCGTGGCCACCGCCCGGGCCGCCCGGGACCGGGGCCTGGAATTCCTGCAGATCCCGGCCAACTACTACGAAGACCTGGACGCCCGGTTCGGCCTTGAGCCCGGCTTCCTGGCCACCCTGCAGGAGCTCAACCTGCTGTTCGACCGGGATGCGGACGGCGAATTCCTGCACTTCTACACAGCCACCGTGGGCAGTGTGTTCTTCGAAATGGTGGAACGCCGCGACGGCTATGACGGCTACGGCGCCCCCAACGCCCCGGTGCGCCACGCGGTCCAGTACGACTCGCTCCACCGCAGCTGA
- the pcaH gene encoding protocatechuate 3,4-dioxygenase subunit beta — translation MPEDITAELESEELVPPAEPKAAHQPLDKAIESQADLSAEINAMGEAYQRALKDGGQQETQPRLDYPPYRSSILRHPTKSLHHADPETIELYSPAFGHQDVHALESDLTIQHNGEPLGERIIVSGKVLDGDGRPVAGQLVEIWQANASGRYIHKRDQHPAPIDPNFTGIGRCITGPDGSYRFTTIKPGAYPWKNHLNAWRPAHIHFSLFGTEFTQRIITQMYFPGDQLFPLDPIYQTIVDQDARDRLVATYDHSLTEPEWALGYNWDIVLTGPKRTWTENEALGAEADEE, via the coding sequence GTGCCGGAAGACATCACCGCGGAGCTGGAGTCGGAGGAACTCGTGCCCCCGGCCGAACCGAAGGCTGCCCACCAGCCCCTGGACAAGGCCATCGAGTCGCAGGCTGACCTCAGTGCAGAGATCAACGCCATGGGCGAGGCCTACCAGCGGGCGCTAAAAGACGGCGGGCAGCAGGAAACCCAGCCGCGCCTGGACTACCCGCCCTACCGCAGCAGCATCCTGCGCCACCCCACCAAGAGCCTGCACCACGCCGACCCTGAGACCATCGAGCTGTACTCGCCGGCCTTCGGGCACCAGGACGTGCACGCCCTGGAATCGGACCTGACCATCCAGCACAACGGCGAGCCGCTGGGTGAGCGGATCATCGTCTCCGGCAAGGTCCTGGACGGCGACGGCCGTCCCGTGGCCGGACAGCTCGTGGAGATCTGGCAGGCCAACGCGTCCGGCCGCTACATCCACAAGCGCGACCAGCACCCGGCCCCGATCGACCCCAACTTCACGGGCATCGGCCGCTGCATCACCGGCCCGGACGGCTCCTACCGGTTCACCACCATCAAGCCCGGCGCCTACCCGTGGAAGAACCACCTGAACGCGTGGCGCCCGGCACACATCCACTTCTCGCTGTTCGGCACCGAGTTCACCCAGCGCATCATCACCCAGATGTACTTCCCGGGCGACCAGCTCTTCCCGCTGGACCCGATCTACCAGACCATCGTGGACCAGGACGCCCGCGACCGCCTGGTGGCCACCTACGACCACAGCCTCACCGAACCCGAATGGGCCCTGGGCTACAACTGGGACATCGTCCTGACCGGGCCCAAGCGGACCTGGACAGAAAACGAGGCGCTGGGCGCAGAAGCTGACGAGGAGTAG
- the pcaG gene encoding protocatechuate 3,4-dioxygenase subunit alpha, translated as MSTQLVPTPGQTVGPFYGYALPFEKDNELLPPGFPGSIRLQGTVYDGAGHTIPDAILEIWQPDAAGKVVQRTGSLVRDGYTFTGWGRGAVGNSGVFTFTTVNPGPTKPGAAPFISVAIFARGLTNRLFTRIYLPEDTGALASDPLLSSLDPERRKTLIARRDPDGGLTWDIRLQGEGETVFLDFQ; from the coding sequence ATGAGCACCCAACTGGTACCCACCCCCGGCCAGACCGTCGGACCGTTCTACGGTTACGCGCTCCCGTTCGAAAAGGACAACGAGCTGTTGCCTCCGGGCTTCCCCGGCTCCATCCGGCTGCAGGGCACCGTGTACGACGGCGCCGGCCACACCATCCCGGACGCCATCCTGGAAATCTGGCAGCCGGACGCCGCGGGCAAGGTTGTCCAGCGCACCGGCTCCCTGGTCCGCGACGGCTACACCTTCACCGGGTGGGGCCGCGGCGCCGTCGGCAACTCCGGCGTCTTCACCTTCACCACCGTCAACCCGGGCCCCACCAAGCCAGGTGCGGCACCCTTCATCTCCGTGGCCATCTTCGCCCGAGGCCTGACCAACCGCCTGTTCACCCGCATCTACCTGCCGGAGGACACCGGGGCGCTGGCAAGCGACCCCCTGCTCAGCTCGCTGGATCCGGAGCGCCGCAAAACGCTGATCGCCCGCCGCGACCCGGATGGCGGCCTCACCTGGGACATCCGCCTCCAGGGTGAGGGCGAGACGGTTTTCCTGGACTTCCAGTGA